A single region of the Vicia villosa cultivar HV-30 ecotype Madison, WI linkage group LG4, Vvil1.0, whole genome shotgun sequence genome encodes:
- the LOC131595009 gene encoding GCN5-related N-acetyltransferase 6, chloroplastic-like: protein MKIMSSISTFPIQKPQFHILLFNGSTTSYKFAKINASWNMSMDSSFSSTVNGSSDMKNKKKEELSVKLSISPVPKVEETLRSDGLRFDRLQPSDYELVRERRFEFGQFVARDAVLDEEYWTAAWLRAESHWENRTFERYVDTYKRKFAEQEFNAVKRRCKVQNGDSCACIIAVRKEQKNVKRSIIKSIVGTLDLNIRYLLQGETFPGERVKTPFSCSTNRTPPSRYGYIANLCVTKSARRQGIASNMMYFAVESAKSNGVRQVYVHVDRNNMPGQLLYQKMGFEMVETANARLLLEETYLLRLQM, encoded by the exons ATGAAAATCATGTCTTCTATTTCAACTTTTCCAATTCAAAAACCTCAATTTCATATCTTACTTTTCAATGGATCTACAACTTCTTACAAATTCGCTAAAATTAACGCTTCATGGAacat gtCTATGGATTCGAGTTTTTCGTCAACAGTGAATGGAAGTAGTGAtatgaagaataagaagaaggaagAGCTCTCGGTGAAGCTTTCAATCTCTCCAGTTCCTAAAGTGGAAGAAACTTTAAGGTCTGATGGTCTTCGATTCGATCGGTTGCAGCCGTCGGATTATGAGTTGGTTCGGGAAAGAAGATTTGAGTTTGGGCAGTTTGTAGCTAGAGATGCTGTGCTTGATGAAGAGTATTGG ACAGCAGCCTGGCTAAGGGCAGAAAGTCATTGGGAGAATCGAACATTTGAAAG ATACGTTGATACCTACAAAAGGAAATTCGCTGAGCAG GAATTTAATGCGGTAAAAAGGCGGTGCAAGGTTCAAAATGGGGATAGCTGCGCTTGCATTATCGCG GTGAGGAAGGAGCAGAAGAATGTAAAACGCTCGATAATAAAAAGTATTGTAGGAACACTTGATTTGAATATCCGATATTTGCTGCAAGGAGAGACTTTTCCCGGG GAACGAGTTAAGACACCTTTTTCTTGCAGCACAAACAGGACACCACCAAGTAGATATGGTTACATTGCTAACTTATGTGTTACCAAATCGGCTCGCCGACAAGGAATCGCAAGCAACATGATGTATTTTGCTGTTGAATCTGCAAAATCTAACG GTGTGAGGCAAGTATATGTGCATGTTGACAGAAATAACATGCCTGGACAATTATTGTACCAAAAGATGGGCTTTGAG aTGGTTGAAACTGCCAATGCTCGATTGTTATTAGAGGAAACTTACTTGCTACGTTTACAGATGTAA